One Arachis hypogaea cultivar Tifrunner chromosome 18, arahy.Tifrunner.gnm2.J5K5, whole genome shotgun sequence genomic window, TAGATTTTTGCTATATTAATGAGCAAAATGGTGCATCACACAACTATTGTGACTCAAGCTACACACAATATCCATGCAACCCTAACAAGCAATACTTTGGTCGTGGACCTCTCCAACTAACATGGAACTACAACTACGGAGCGGCCGGAAACGCGAACAATTTCGACGGATTGAATGCGCCGGAGACGGTGGGGAATGATGCCGTGGTGTCATTCAAGGCGGCGTTGTGGTTTTGGATAAACAATGTAAGGTCAGTTGAGAGCCAGGGGTTTGGTGCAACCATTAGGGCCATTAATAGTGGTGAATGCAATGGTGGTAACACTTCGGAGATGAACGATCGTGTGAACCTATACAAACAATACTGTCAAGATTTCGGTGTTGCTCCTGGTGATAATCTTACTTGTTAAGTTAATTAAGTAGTTATTAACATATACATGGCCTATTTGATTATGAAGTTGGaagaaatattaataatgatgttataattaataataataatggattaCCCTTTCACTAGTAATCCACGATTGTATCTTTTATATATGAATGAAAATAAAGTGAATACCAGGATTATTTTTTGGCTTAATTTGATTTTGGTACCGTGTTATTCCTTTGTCATTTTGTTATAATGATAAAGGAGGTAATGAAGATttgaacacaaattttttttcgtACAAATATTTAAAGTTactaaattagtaatttaatttattaataatacaaaaataatattttaaattgagaaatgtcaaatttgatttaaaaaaaaaaactaaatatatttgAGTAGAAGTTTTTTTTCCCGAATCCAATTGAATCAGATTGAAAAATTTTAGGGTTAACCACAAAAAAACGCTTTCAAATTATTTAAACGCTAACAAAAAtgcatttaaattttattatcgacaaaaatatctttaaataatttaaaaacacaataataatgcccaacagtaaatatatattttcaaaaaatatcttagaaattgaattttgatgtgattttttacAAGCACaattaaaaaatgagatattattatttttaaaatttggtaatttttttctaaatatatatttttttgtgattttttaaaagtattattagttattaacaaaaaaattacaaaaaatatatatactcaacaaaaaattaccaattttaaggataataatatctcatttttataattatgcttgcaaaaaattgtatcaaaattcaatctctaatgtattttttgagaaatacatatttaatgttagataatcttgcaaaaattaacattaaatatgtatttctcaaaaaatacattagagattagattttgatgcaattttttgtaagcatgattaaaaaaataagatattattattcttaaaatttgatgattttttgtgaagtatatattattttgtgatcttttaaaagtattattggttgttaacaaaaaaattataaaaaaatatatacttaacgaaaaattaccaatttttatgtataataatatcttatttttataatcatacttgtaaaaaattgtatcaaaatttaatttttaaaattttttttaaaaatatatatttattattaaatattattattatatttttaaattatttaaagatatttttatcgaTAGTAAAATTTGAGTGTATTTTAATTGAAGAGTTCAAATCGCAAATAAAATTACGATATAACCTAAAGTTATTTATTTTCACTTAGTGTATAATTGTATATATAAGTAGTGGGACAATTTACGTAAATAAAATGATTGAAGAAAACGTTTACGCAAATACAACATTGGCAATTTTCAGACGCAAATGCAATAAACGCAACTATATATaatccgctacaccctgtagcggaAATTAATTGCACGTAATCCGCTACAGGGTACCGCAGATTACGTTGAGGACTTATTTagtcataaaccgctacaccctgtagcggtttatgctCAAATGGTGCTACACTCATAATCCGCTATACCCTGTAGCGGATTATGAACAATGTGGATTGATAGGAAGATGCCTATATATACCCAACAAGTTGTGTAGAGTGTCATTCTCATTCATTCATCACTTGAGGAATGGAGAGTGAAGAGAGCTTTTTGGTGTTAGTGCATCAttctggaaaaataaaaaagagtaagaGGCATGGTGTGAAGTTTACAGACAGAAAACCGCTGAGTATTTTTGTCAGGTCGTCTGATACACTGTTGGATCTGAAGAGCAGTATACTGCAGAAGTTGGCCGTAGGTGGCACAAAGTGGGTGAAGAAGCTGTTCTACAAGATACCTATTGCGGTTGTGTCAACCGGCGTGCAATATAAAACGTTCGTGTTACGAACAGATGAAGATATGCGGGTGTTGTTTCATTGTCGTCGGAGTTTTCCAGAAGTGAGGATACATGAGTTGTTTGCGAAGCTGGAACATGGGATCGATAGTTGTGGTACATCCGCTCCAAACCCCCAGTCCACCACGATGGGTGGTGCCTCCACCTCGATGCCCGTCGTTGCACCTGAGTGTTTGTTGGAGTATCGGCCAGCCGGTCCAGTTGGGGCATTCACCTCAACTCATCCATCTGCAGATGTAGAACATGAGGGGGAACCGGATCGGGTGGAAAATGCTATGCAAGAGGATGACTCCGATGAAGAGCCTGTTGACATTGGAGGGGACAGCGATGATGAAATTCCGACAAATCCAGGAACATGTCAATCACCGTCAAGTGCCGGCACACATGAGCAACCTGCACATTATTCTACCCTAGATCTGGGAGCCATCAGCCAACCAACAGATCCAGCACCAACCTTTGGGGGTCGAGGCTTGCACGAGGAAAATTTTGTAGCTGAATTTCAAGTTGGCCAATCTTTCCATAGTAAGGAGGAAGCTGTGCTTACTGTAAAGGATTACAGCATTCGGCGCGGTGTTGAGTATAGAGTGATGGAGTCAGATCATCTTAAGTACCATGGGAGATGCAAGGAGTTTGGGAAGGGTTGCACATGGATGATTCGCATCAGCCTTCGAGCATGGAAGGGAACCTGGGAGGTTCGGCGGTACAACGGACCACACACATGTTTGGCTACATCGATATCCAACGACCACCGACAACTAGATTATCACGTGATCTGTGCCAAGATCTTTTCTATGGTTCGCGCCAATGCGGCGGTGTCGATAAAGGTGTTGCAAGAAGCTACCGAAGGAACGTACGGGTTCAAGCCAAGTTACAGGAAGACGTGGTTGGCAAAATAGAAGGCGATAGCACAGATATACGGGGACTGGGAAGAGTCCTACGCCGAGCTACCTCGTTGGATCCTTGGTGTGCAGTCCACCATGGAGGGGACAGTTACGTTGTTGAAGACATCTCCGGTTCGCGTCGGTGATAACGTGGATGACTCAACCGTGTACTTTCACTGTCTTTTCTGGACGTTTCCTCCTTGTGTTGAAGCTTTCCGACATTGCAAGCCCTTGGTAAGCATAGACGGTACTCATCTGTATGGTAAGTATGGAGGGACTTTGCTCTTGGCAATCGCTCAAGATGGGAACTCCAACATCTTGCCTATTGCTTTCAGTCTCGTGGAGGGGGAAAATGCCGAGTCTTGGTCTTTCTTCCTGACCAACCTGAGGCAACATGTGACTCCGCAACAGGGGATACTGGTCATTTCAGATAGGCACAATGGCATCAAGGCTGCACTGGAGAACCCGAACAGTGGGTGGTTACCCCCACATGCGTACCGAGCATTTTGTATTCGGCATGTTGCAGCTAACTTTGCACTCAGTTTCAAGGACACAGATGCAAAGCGTTTGCTTGTGAACGCTGCTTATGCAAAGACTGAGGCAGAGTTTGACTATTGGTTTGACATAATACGGACTGAGAATCCGGCAATGTGTGATTGGACGAACAGAATAGAATACGATAAGTGGACTCAGCACCAGGATGGTGGCAGACGGttcggtcacatgacgaccaATATATCTGAGTGTGTTAATTCTGTTCTGAAGGGTACACGGAATCTTCCGGTTACCGCCCTAGTCAAGTCCACATATGGTCGGCTAGCGGAGTTGTTCGTGGTTCGTGGTCAGACGACAGAGGCTCAATTGGCCAGTGGTGCCAAGTTCTGCCAGTCTTTTATGAAGGCGATGGAGCGCAACTTGAAAGACTCCAGATGTTTCACTGTCACCCTGTTCGATAGACAGCAGTCTGAGTACACCGTTGCCGAGACGACGCCCACCGGGAGATTTTCACTTGGGACGTACCGAGTTTCCCTCCAGCACCGTACATGCGACTGTGGATACTTTCAAGCTCTCCATTACCCATGTTGCCATGCGATTGCATGTTGTGCCCAGTCACGGCTTGACTGATCTATCTATGTCGACGAGGTCTACACCATGCAGAAGGTATTCAGGGTGTACCAGATGGGTTTCGTGCCGCCAATACCGGAGGGACTTTGGCCACCTTATGACGGTCCGACCGTTATTCCGGACCCCAGCTTGAGGCATTGCCGTGATGGCCGACTGAGGTCTACCAGAATCTGGAACAACATGGATGAGACCGACCCTAACCGACCGAAGCGGTGCGGGCTCTGCAGACAGCCTGGGCACACGCGTAGGTCTTGCCCCCAGAGAGGCTCCACCGTTGCCGGTAGTTCGTAGGACTTATAGTCTGTGTGCTTttagttttttgaattttattttctcttgtagCAATTTACGCTTTCGGATGTTAGTGTTAGTTCCTTTCGTGTGTTAGTGTTAGTTCCTTTCGTGTGTTTGTGTTAGTCTTGGATCCGACCTATTTGTATGACTTATGATTTATGCCTAATGTAGAAATTTAATCCATGTTACTGTTAATACCTCGTGCCTATTATATTTCTATGGCTTATTATTTATGAACACTGTATTTGTATAACTTCGTACATTTTGTATCACGAGTTGTTACTGTAAGACTGGTATATATAGGCATCTTCCCATCAATCCACATTGTTCATAAtccgctacagggtgtagcggattATGAGTGTAGCACCATTTGagcataaaccgctacagggtgtagcAGTTTATGACTAAATAGGTCCTCAATGTAATCCGCGGTACCCTGTAGCAGATTACGTGCAATTAATTtccgctacagggtgtagcggattATATATAGTTGCGTTTATTGCATTTACGTCTGAAAATTGCCAATGTTGTATTTGCGTAAATGTTTTATTCAATCATTTTATTTGCGTAAATTGCCCTAAGTAGTGAATCCTGAAATAATTCTCAACCAATGAGATACAAAAGATTGCACAAATAAAAAGTCTAATAATAGTAAAGAGTAAAGACAGGGCACCAAATTCGATGGTCAcagaacgtttggaccattaaatggtcctataacaaaatatgttttttaagttttttaataacggCTAAATAGtccgtttctaattttaattacaaattaactccatatattttatttaattacaaaaattattttttattttataaattattattttatcattcatctattatgtttattaataatcaaaaataaaaacaataacgaattagatcttttATTGATCGTAATAACTTTTTTGCAATTCCAATTTCGATCCATTACATCCGTCGAGAATTTTGAAATTgtgtttcttagaaaatcaaTTGATTTCCTACACAGAACATTCGAATTCAAATACATCTCTTATCTTAGTTAGATAAAATAAGATGATGACGGTTTCACAATCTCTAACAAACATTCGAATTTAAATACCTCCCTCAttttagccaaataagataagatgagataatTATCATTAGCTATATAAGGGCCCTTATCTTAGTTAGATAAAATAAGATGATGACGGTTTTACAATCTCTAACAAACATTCGAATTTAAATACCTCCCTCAttttagccaaataagataagatgagCTAATTATCATTAGCTATATAAGGGGAGGCAAAGACCCCCTCAGGTACTCTCTCATTTTCTCACCTCTTATACCACCCCTGTTGCTCCCGTTAGACGATCTGGCAAAGACCTCCTCAGGTACTTCCTCATTTCTCAATCCATCTCACAACCAGTATTGGAGATTTTCGGTACAATTATTATAAATGTTTAAATATCATATTTTCACTAGTTAGGTTTGTGATCCTTGGAATCACAGGTTCCATAGACCTTCCCATTTTGAATCTTGTTAAAATCACGTTCGAGTTAACTCCCATTAAAATTCACATAAGGGGAGACAAAGACCCCCTCAGGTACTCCCTCATTTTTCACCCCTTTTGCTCCAGTTAGACGATTTGGCAAAGACCTCCTCAGGTACTTCCTCATTTCTCAATCCATCTCACAATCCGTATTGGAGATTTTCGGTACAATTATTATAAGTGTTTAAATATCAGATTTTCACTAGTTAGGTTTGTGATCCTTGGAATCACAAATTTCATAGACCTTTCTAAATTCACATAAGGGGAGGCAAAGACCCCGTCAGGTACTTCCTCATTTCTCACCCCTTATACCATCATTCCTGTTACCCCTTATGCCATCATTCTTGTTGCTCCATTTAGACGATTTGGCAAAAACCTCCTCAATACTCTCTCATTCTTCGATCCATCTCACAATCTGTATTGGAGATTTTCGGTATAATTATTATAAATGTACTACCTCATTTCTTAATCCATCTCACAACCCGTATTAAAGATTTTCGATACAATTATTATAAGTGTTTAAATATCATATTTTCACTAGTTAGATTTGTGATTATTAAAATCACAGATTCCATAGACCTTCCTGTTTTGAATCTTATTAAAATCACGTTCGGATTAACTCTCATTGAAATTCACATAAATTCCAAATTCCTGCATGCTTGTCTACTctgattatttcatattttctgCTTCGGAAATATATCACTCTTTTCCTTCCATCGATCTATCACTATCtgccaaataatttttttttttttcgcaacaGGATCTTATCCTTCCTACCTCCTCTTACAGCACCCACTTCATCTTTCATTGCCCTTCTTCCGGCACCCCACTCATCATTGCCCTTCTTCCGGCACCCCACTCATTCAATAGCAATAAAGATCTAATGTGAGGATGGGTAGGgcaacagcaaaaaaaaaatgcaatactGAATCGTTGATTTTGATAAGAAGAGAGTTGGTATTAACatgatttatatttattaattttgtataataaaataaacgttatttagattatattatttaaaattatatttagataaaaattacttaaaaaaatttatatcatttaaaattatattattttaacattctttgattatgatttttttttaaaaattaaatttaagtgTTAAAATTTAGTACTCTTTTAGTACTCCTTTTGTATTTAATTATAGTACTCTTTTAGTACTCTTATGTTCTATGCTTTTTGGAAATTGGAATATAATTTGATTATGAGGttggaagaaaaaaattaataacgaTGCTATAATTAGTCATAATAATAATGGATTACCCTCTTCATTAGTAATCCTCGATTGtatcttttatatataaataaaaataaaatagtgttTTTTGATTTTATATTAATTCACTtgatcatttttttaaatttttttaacagtGGTCCAACaataaataacataattattttaTGGCTTAATTTGATTTTGGTACGATGTTATTCCTTTATCATTTTGTTACAATAATAAACGAGATAATGATTTGAACACAGTTTTTTTCCCTACAAATATTTaaagttattaaattaataatttaatttattaataatacataaataatattttacatTGTGAAATGTGAAAAAACTAAATGTATTTGagtgaaagttttttttttttcaaatcgaATCGAATTGAAtcaaattgaaaaatttattgtaaaaataatattttaattgaaGAGTTTAAACGcaaataaaattaagatacaatcttaaagttatttatttttacttagtGTATAATTGTATATAAGTAGTGAATCCTAAAATAATTCCCAACGAATGAGATACAAAAGATTACACAAATAGAAAGTCTAATAGTAAAAGGTCAGTTCATCTAATAACTATAATTCTCATCCATTTATTAATTGACCCTGTAATAACTCTCATTAATGAGGAGCATAACAAGTCAACAATGGCAACAAAAACTTGTACCAAAAAAAGATAAGCCAACCCTACTTTATGAAGTTATGGATCCTTGCActggttatttttatttgattcacATGATTATTTCATTCAATATAGTTCTTTTAATTTACCAAAAACTTTTAGTATTAACATATCAAAGTTGTCTTTGAATTTGACAATTTTAATTATGAGGAGGCAACATGTGGTGAAGGGAAGGTAGAGAGGCTAGGATGAGacaacatacatatatatatatatatatatgatgagaaAAGGTTGAATATGTATATATTCTTATTAGTATTCAGATAACCAAAGAAGGAAAGGGCAAATGAAAACATTGAGATTTGACTTGAAAATgtcatgatattattttttttaaaaagatttaaattgatagacaaaaataatataaatagttatatttttaaattttttttaataagagaattttttggtttatttaatttttgcatatactttatttttttataattgttttatacttttttattttttaaatttactaaaaataaaattctatatcTTTTAATTAAGTATAGAACTctaatatcatattataaaaatgtttttgaatgtacttaaaatatcaatattttagtaattttattaacggttaattttaataattaatatattatatatatttttataattaaaattaacagttaaaattattagaatatagatATATctgatatatttaaaaaaaatcatattataataccatatttttctaaaaattttaattaataaaataatataatataaatgattatattttttcgCGGACAAAAATTACGTAAGGTTTTATGGTGATCTTAAAAGATGTAATGGATAAGAAACgtgaatattattgtatttggcaattttatatatatttggttctatagttttatgaattctatagaatgcatttttttttaattcatgattGAAAAGACATGAGTTGTATACTTGTATATAATTTAGCTACCATTTAAATTGGTGGAAAACGAAAGGCCCAGTCAATTCATGTGGGAGctacaatatttaaaattttaaattttacatctTATTGTAAGCTTAtttattttcatgcaagtttACTTTCTTCTTAATAAATTTGTTGTATGCTTTTCAGGGAggcaatttaataatttaattctttattttttttccggCTGCTGCTCTCTATTctttgtgagcttcttctttgaatcatttaaaaatataattatactaaatatacaatcaaattaattattaatataaattatatattaaaatataatatatattaaaataaattaataaactccaACATTTAAGAAATGGTGCTTTTTGTTTTGTTAAGCACCCATATTGAGTGAACTTTTACTCAATCTAATAATGGCATAACTAAGAACACTCATCAATAGTCCATAACGATGGATATATAGTATTAAGATAATATCAGACAAACAATAATCAAAAGTTATcgtatttaatttaatatctataatttgatatatatatatatatatatatatatatatatatatattataattaatattatttaattagttcaataataattaataaatataaaataagataattttaaattaatttttattatttgctaaaatattttttatcgtcTTATAGGCACACAAATAAATGTAACTTTTTTTTTCCTAATTTTAAATACGTGTCTAATTAAGTTACCTATTAGAGTTTAGAAATTTGACAAGCCAAAGCCCAATTATATATAAAGCAAGTCGGAACTTTTATAGAGCTTTCCTTTCCTTGACAtatttattaatgaaaaatttttagaggatAGCAACTTTTAgtgtttttaattattatttagttaatataaatattaaattatttttattaaagaatttttattaatttatgtgt contains:
- the LOC112772623 gene encoding uncharacterized protein — encoded protein: MEGTVTLLKTSPVRVGDNVDDSTVYFHCLFWTFPPCVEAFRHCKPLVSIDGTHLYGKYGGTLLLAIAQDGNSNILPIAFSLVEGENAESWSFFLTNLRQHVTPQQGILVISDRHNGIKAALENPNSGWLPPHAYRAFCIRHVAANFALSFKDTDAKRLLVNAAYAKTEAEFDYWFDIIRTENPAMCDWTNRIEYDKWTQHQDGGRRFGHMTTNISECVNSVLKGTRNLPVTALVKSTYGRLAELFVVRGQTTEAQLASGAKFCQSFMKAMERNLKDSRCFTVTLFDRQQSEYTVAETTPTGRFSLGTYRVSLQHRTCDCGYFQALHYPCCHAIACCAQSRLD